DNA sequence from the Sulfurimonas sp. HSL3-7 genome:
AACGTACTGGCAGATAGACACAACATCAAGGTGATCGGCCGTTCGCGCAAACAGAAGGTGGTCATCGGCGAGGATTTCGTCACCGAGACACTGACCATCAACGGCAAGCCGTTCAAGTTCCGACATATCGAAAACAGCTTCACCCAGCCCAACCCGCGTGTCAACGAGAAGATGATCGGCTGGTCCCTGAAACAGTTCGAGGGCATCAGCGGCGACCTGCTGGAACTCTACTGCGGGGCGGGCAACTTCACGATCCCCTTCGCCTCGCAGTTTGAGAAGGTGCTGGCGACCGAGATCTCCAAGTCTTCCATCAACGCGGCCAAGACCAATATGGCGCTCAACGGGGAAGAGAAGATCGAATTTGTGCGCATGAGCGCCGAAGAGTTCGTTCAGGCGCTTGACGGGGTGCGCGAGTTCCGGCGCATGAAGGAGATCGACCTCTCAAGCTACGAGCTGCGTACGATCTTCGTCGATCCGCCGCGCGCCGGGATGGACGAGGCCTCGTGCGATTTCGCCTCGCGGTTTGAGCACATTCTTTACATCTCGTGCAATCCCGAGTCGCTCAAACGCGATCTGGAGTACCTCACAAAGACACACACCATCGATGCGATGGCGATGTTCGACCAGTTCCCCTACACCGGCCATATGGAGATGGGGGTCAAGCTAACCAGGCGCTAGAGAAGGCACTGCAGCCTTGTCATGAGCGTCAATGTGCCCCGCAGACCAGCGCCTTGTCATCCTTTTTCTGAAATTCGCTCTGCAGCGTGACATGGGTGATCCCGTACAGACGCTTTAGCTTCTCTTCCAGCGCGTCGCAGATGCGCATCACCTCTTCAAGCGGGAGGTTCTCGTTGAAATCGACGTGGGCTTCCAAAAAGATCTCACGGTCATTGAGCTGCCAGACATGGATATGGTGGATGTTTTTCAGTTCGGGGTGCCCGCACGCCACTCTCTCGATGCCTGCGAGATCGATATGTGCGGGGGCGAACTGCATCAGGATACAGGCGGAGTCCTTCAGAATATCGTAGGCGGCGTAGATCAGATAGATCGCGATCAGGATCGAGATCAGAGGGTCGATCCAGTAGAGTTGCAGGTAGTACATGGCAATACCGCCTGCCAGTACGGCGACGGAGGTCATCACATCGGTCAACAGATGGAGATAGGCGGCCTTGATGTTGATGTTGTGGTGGGCGTCCTGTTTGATCAGCAGC
Encoded proteins:
- the trmA gene encoding tRNA (uridine(54)-C5)-methyltransferase TrmA, with the protein product MPSSKTGEEDMDCKHFGECGSCRLYDGGYAAQHKLKSDGIHDLFKELYSGEITPFFSPDSHYRARAEFKVWHVGDDIRYAMNPLERGAKMVLIDECPMVIEPIEKLMWPLLESIKELEMGFKLFGLDFLSSSEGEIAVSMLYHRKLDEAWQEQANVLADRHNIKVIGRSRKQKVVIGEDFVTETLTINGKPFKFRHIENSFTQPNPRVNEKMIGWSLKQFEGISGDLLELYCGAGNFTIPFASQFEKVLATEISKSSINAAKTNMALNGEEKIEFVRMSAEEFVQALDGVREFRRMKEIDLSSYELRTIFVDPPRAGMDEASCDFASRFEHILYISCNPESLKRDLEYLTKTHTIDAMAMFDQFPYTGHMEMGVKLTRR
- a CDS encoding cation diffusion facilitator family transporter, which produces MSGHHHHEVKGMRLLITIFLNIIITAAQIIGGIYSGSLALLSDALHNFSDVMTLVITYIANRMAGRTPTQEKTFGYKRAEIIAALFNASVLVGTGFYLIIEAARRVVNPEPVGSVVVIALALLGIVFNAAGMLLIKQDAHHNINIKAAYLHLLTDVMTSVAVLAGGIAMYYLQLYWIDPLISILIAIYLIYAAYDILKDSACILMQFAPAHIDLAGIERVACGHPELKNIHHIHVWQLNDREIFLEAHVDFNENLPLEEVMRICDALEEKLKRLYGITHVTLQSEFQKKDDKALVCGAH